CCTTCTTCGATACGGCATCGCAAGATGAGGACTTTTCTTTTATAAATGGCCTCGTCTCTTATATGTTCCAGATAGATTGCCAGCCGGGATACGTTTGTTTCCAGTTTTGATGATGATAGAAAGGAGGCCAGTCTTGGCGCTGCGGCTACCATGAGAATACTGAAAATAAAGAGCACCATGGCAACTTCAATAAGGGTAAAACCCCTTCTATCTGACGTTCCAGCTCTCAATATCTGCATCGTTGCCTTCGCCGCCGTCTTCACCGTCGGCGCCATAGGATTCAATATCATACTCCTTGTTATTGATACCCGGTGACAGATAGACAAAGTCATTATCCCAGGGATCATGAGGGAGCCGGCCCCCTTCCAGGTAGCCATTCTCTTTATACTTTTTAGGTATTTTCCCCGTTGTCGGTTTGGTAACAAGCGCTTCCAGCCCCTGCTCCGTGGATGGATAAAAACCGTTATCGAGATAAAAGAGTTTGAGCGCGCCTTCGAAGTTTTTAATCTGTATGCGTGCCGCTTCTATTTTTGCTTCATCCGTTCTGCCAAGGAACCTGGGGGCTACAAGGGCGGCAAGGACACTCAAAATAATGAGAACCACCAGTATCTCTATGAGTGTAAATCCCTTGTTGTTTAATCGTTTTTTTTCTTCCTTCATTGACTTCTCCTCTTTATGCTTTTTCTCTCCAGCCCTAATTGATGGCAATAGCAGAGATGATGAGATTTACGTTAATTCTGTCGGGATTACTGTAGCGCGGTTTTATATCTACCTTTTTTATCATGATATTCTGACCCGATGATTCAACGAGGTGAATGTACTCGGTAAGGGGTTTTATCTGTACGTCTTCCAGTTCGACGGCAACTGTCGATTCGGTGTACCCCTCCTTTGCCTGAATGGAAGGTTTCATTCCCTTTATATTCTTTTTCAGGCCCGAATCGGTGGCTACCTTGTCGAGGAAAGAAAAGAGGGTAAAGCTCTCCTCCTTCTGAGGATTGGCGCTTTTAAGTTCTTCAAAACGCTTTGTCAGTCCTCTGTATTCCCTCGACATGGCCCTTACCCGTTCGGCGATTTTGAGCATTTTCCCGGACAGCCTTTTATAATCCTCTTCTTTGTCCTTTAGGGGCAAAACAATGAGGACCATGTAGAGGAGAAAAACAGTGGCAATGCTTCCCCATTTGATCGTTCTTCTTTCACTCTCACTAAGGTTCTTTATTAAGCTCATTTTCCAACCATTACATTCATTTCAAAAATGGGTAAAAGTATGGCCATGGCGATAAAGCCGACGGCCAGCCCCATGGCTATAATGAGAACAGGTTCGATAATGGACGACAAGCCGGCGGTAAAGTTCTCCACTTCCCTGTCAAAGCTTTTGGAAATATTTAAAAGCATCTCTTCAAGATTTCCCCCCTTTTCTCCAACGGCGATCATATGGACAGCGACAGGGGGAAAGATCCCTCCCTCCTTAAGCACCGGCGAAAGGTGCCCCCCTTCGGCAATATTATCCCTGGCATGGCCTATATTTTCGACAATAACTGAATTTTTAACTACATCCTTTGCAATGTCAAGGGCTTCTGTAATGGGTACCCCTCCCTTGAGGAGGAGTGAAAAGGTCCTTGCAAACCTCGATACTTCAAGCCTGCATAAAATCTTCCCCGTTACGGGTAGTTTAAGGAATGCCCTATCTATAAAGAATCTTCCTTTCCTGCTCTTTCTCATTCTCAAAAGCAGGAGAAAGAACAGGGCGCCTGCCGCAAGTATGAATGGCCAGTTTGTATTGATGGTGTTTGTTGTCCAGACCAGTATTTTTGTGGGGAGGGGGAGGGTTTGGCCCATATTAGTGAAGATGGAGATAATCCTGGGAATGACAAGGATAAAGAGGATGGTGAGCACCATCGCTCCTATGATGGTCATAAGAATGGGGTAGATCATGGCGGCCATGAATTTGCCCCGAAGGGCCTCCTGTTTTTCACCGACCCCGGCAAGTTCATCCAGCACCTGGTCCAGTTCTCCTCCCCGTTCACCAGCCTTGACGAGATTGACGAAGGTTTTGCTGAAATGGTCAGGGTAGCGGGAAAAGGCTTCTGAAAGGTCCATACCCGATGATACCTTCTCCTTAATGTCAACAATGGTTTTCCTTAAAGTAGCTCTGGATATCTGTTCCGACAGGGCCGTCAGGGAATCGACGACGGGCATGCCCGATGTGAGGAGCGAGGCAAAGAGTCTTGTAAAAGCGGTAATCTCCGATTTTTTTATTCTCCCCCTGGCAGATTCTTTCCTTTGCCTGCTTTCAGCCGCCCCGGCCTCTCTTGTTACTTCGAAAGGAAAAAGGCCCTTTGATTTCAGTTTGGACGTGGCATGGTCCGTGCTGTCGGCATCGATAATACCTGACAGCATCCTCCCTGAGCCATCGTATGTTTTGTATCTGAATACGGCCATAAGCTGTGTTCTCTTTACGCTAAAAAAGCTTTTTCCCGTTAATTTTTAAATCAGGTCTCTTTACAGTCCCCGAAAGGTGGATGGTAAAATTGTTTCCTCCATCTGCCGGCCCCTTTATCATGGAGATCATACCTGACAGCGGACTGTAGGAAGCCTCTGACAATTCGATTTTTCCGCCAAGATCAAGGGAACTGTTTTGGGCAGGCTTTGCCAGTTTAATGGTCCCCTGGCCATTAAACTGAAGTCCGTCCATGACAAGCGCAAGGGCTTTGATCATTACTGTGGCGCCATTTTTATCGAGCTTTGCCGTAAATTTTTTCAGGGGAAGCTCGGGAGCAAAGAGGCTTGCGTTCTTAATGAGCATGTCGCTTCCCTCTGCATGAAGGCTTCCCTTTCCCTTCATATAATCGGCTTCTATTGTTATGCTGCCCTTAATGCTTACCTTGCCACGTTCTATGACAGCGCCATTCTTCAGTTTTAGGCCACCTATATCAAGGAGGTTAGCTTCAATACCTATTTCTGCCTTCCCCTCTTCTATGACTATGGCGCCCTTTCCTTCGCCACCGTTAATAATATAAAAGCTGAGTTTTTTCCTGCTGCCTATGAGGCTGAAGGGGTTTGCCTTTACCCCGAGCACGTCGATGTGAGGGGTGACTAATGCCCGGCCCTTTCCGGCAATGACAAAGCTTTCAAGTTCCAGGCCGAGAGGAAGCAGAATGGATGAATCGCCAAGTGATATATCAAGCTCCGCCGAGGAGGCCGCTGTTGAAATAGCCCAGTTCCTGGCCTCTTTCAAGGGAAACCTGGCCATAAAAAAAAGGAGGAAGAGGACAATAAAAAAGGTTGCATAGCGTTTTTGTTTCTTTTTTAGATCAATCTTTTCCAAAACTACTCAACTTCCCTTGTGGCGGCAAGTACCTCTTCCGGTGTGGTGATTCCCTCTTTGATTTTTTTCAGGCCGTCTTCCCTCATGGTGACCATGCCCCCCTTGATGGCTTCACTCCTGATGTCATCTCTCGTGGCCGATTCGACAATGAGCCGTCTTACCGTTTCACTGAGGGTCATAATTTCGTAAATGGCGCCTCTTCCCCTGTAACCGGTGTCTGAACACTGCTCGCAACCTTTTCCCCTGTAAAAGGTCATTTCCTCCTTTATGCCGAGTTCATCAAGCAGTTCATGGTTGGGCAGGTAACTTTCCCGGCAGGCTTCGCATATTTGTCTGACAAGGCGCTGGGCAATGACGGCGCGAACCGTTGCCGATACGAGAAAGGCCTCTACTCCCATATCGACAAGCCTAGTTACGGCGCTTGCCGCATCGTTTGTGTGGAGCGTACTGAAAACAAGATGCCCCGTCAGTGATGCCTGGATGGCAATCTCCGCTGTTTCTACATCACGAATCTCACCGACCATGACAATATCGGGGTCCTGCCTCAGAATGGATCGGAGTCCCCGGGCAAAAGTAAGCCCCACCTTGGTATTGACGGGAATCTGGCCGATACCGGCAATCTGGTATTCAACGGGGTCTTCGACGGTAAGAATGTTTCGCTCGGGAGAATTGAGTTCTGCCATGGCGGCGTAAAGTGTGGTTGTTTTTCCACTTCCCGTCGGCCCCGTAACGAGGACGATGCCGTTTGAAGCATTGATTATCCTGTTAAAGCGTTCAACGTCGCTGCTGCCCATACCGAGGTCCGATATGCCGAGAAGCACGCTTGCCCGGTCCAGGATTCTCATTACGAGCCTTTCCCCGAAGGCCGTCGGAATAACGGACAGTCTAATGTCCACGTCCATTCCGGCAATCTTGATTTTTATCCTTCCGTCCTGGGGAAGCCGCCGCTCGGCAATATTGAGCCCGGCCATGACTTTCAGCCGTGATACGATGGCCGAATGGAAACTTTTAGGGGGTGTTAGCTTTTCATAGAGCGTGCCGTCTATCCTGAAGCGAACCGTCACTTTCGATTCGTAAGGTTCGATGTGGATATCGCTTGCCCGTTCCCTGACGGCCTGGTAAAAGAGCTTATTGACGAGCCTGATAATGGGGGCCTCGTCGGAAAAATCGAGAAGATCCTGCGCTTCTTCCAGGTCGATGGAAAGTCCGCCTACGTTCTCATCGGTAATATCTTCCATGACTTCTTCCGTGGATGAGAAGTTTTCTTCCATGAGATTGTGAATTCTTGCGGTAATCTTTTCCCTGGAGCAAAGGGCCTGAACGGTCTTCTTTCCTGTTAGTGAGTAAATGTCATCAAGAGGCGCCGTGTTTAAAGGATCGGAGATGGCCACATAAATGGTGTCCTCTTCAATGCGGTAGGGGAGAATGCCGTTTTTTTTTAGATAGTTCAGGGGCGCTGCCTTCTTTATCTCTTCGGCATGGATCGTTTCAGGCAGTTTTTCCATGTAGGTTATGTCAAATTGCTCTGCCAGGGCAAGGAGCAGTTCTTCTTCCGTAATACTCCCCTTGCCGATTAATATTTTTCCCAATAGTTCATATTTTGATTTCTGGGCAAGGAGAGCAGCCTCAAGGTCCGCTTCATCAACGGCCCCTCTGGAAAGAAGTATTTCACCTATAGGCTTCATCAGTTTGCCCGGCTTTCCTCTTTCTTCATTTCTTCCTCTTTGTCTTCACCGTCAGCAAGATTTTCCCTGATAAATGACTTCATATTCTCTCTTTTTTCCCGGGTAATTATTTCCATCCCTTCAGCATCTCTAATGATGCGGGGTGTGAGGAATATGAGGAGGTTTGTTTTTTCTTTTTTCTTTTCTGTATATCTGAAAAGCATGCCAAGGAGCGGGATGTCACCCAGGCAGGGAACCTTGCTTGCCGTGTCATATTCGTTATCCTTGATGAGGCCGCCAATGGCCACGGTCTGGCTGTCTCTCGCAACGATGGTGGTCTGTGCAGATCGCTTTGTAGTAATCAGATCGGATGCGCCCTGAAGAGGGGTCTCTTTTACATTGGATATTTCCTGGAAAATTTTTAGCTTGATAAAATCACTCTCATTGACCTGTGGCGTTAGTTTCAGCTTGATACCCACATCTTTTCTCTCGATCGTTTCAAGGGGTGTACCGGCTGATGTCTGGGCTCTGCTTGTAACGAAGGGCACGTTTTCACCGACGACGATTTCCGCTTCCTCGTTATTGGTTGTCAGAAGGTGAGGTGTGGAAAGGACGTTAATGCCTGATTCCGTCTCCAGCGCCCTTACCAGCGCTCCTATGTTGTAAAAGGTCTGTCCGGCCCATTCGATGGTTCCATCGACAGCGCCGACGACAAGGCCCTGACTTGAAAGGCCGAGCGGATTGGCGCTTGCCGCTTCAATGCCTCCAAGCTGGAGCCCCCTATTACTTCGATATTGCTCGAACTGGCGGGATCAGTGGTGCCGCGAAATTCGAAGCCCAGGTCTCTTTGTTTATCCAGGCTGATTTCCATAATAGTGGCTTCAACGTAAACCTGCCTCCTCCGGATATCGAGCTTTTCAATGACCCCCTTAATGACCCTGAAATCCCTGGGAGAGGCTGTAATGACGAGGGCATTGGTCGCCTTGTCGGGCGTAATGGCAATGTTGCCCGTAATAGGCATCTCTGTTGTTGCACCCTTGGCCCCCGCTTTAGGCCGTTGCTTTCCCCTTGTCTGTGTCATGTTGTTGAGTACTTTGGCAAGGTCTTCGGCGACGGAGTTTTGCAGGTAGTAAACGTGGATCTCTCC
The nucleotide sequence above comes from Deltaproteobacteria bacterium. Encoded proteins:
- a CDS encoding prepilin-type N-terminal cleavage/methylation domain-containing protein: MQILRAGTSDRRGFTLIEVAMVLFIFSILMVAAAPRLASFLSSSKLETNVSRLAIYLEHIRDEAIYKRKVLILRCRIEEG
- the gspG gene encoding type II secretion system major pseudopilin GspG; protein product: MKEEKKRLNNKGFTLIEILVVLIILSVLAALVAPRFLGRTDEAKIEAARIQIKNFEGALKLFYLDNGFYPSTEQGLEALVTKPTTGKIPKKYKENGYLEGGRLPHDPWDNDFVYLSPGINNKEYDIESYGADGEDGGEGNDADIESWNVR
- the gspM gene encoding type II secretion system protein GspM; the encoded protein is MSLIKNLSESERRTIKWGSIATVFLLYMVLIVLPLKDKEEDYKRLSGKMLKIAERVRAMSREYRGLTKRFEELKSANPQKEESFTLFSFLDKVATDSGLKKNIKGMKPSIQAKEGYTESTVAVELEDVQIKPLTEYIHLVESSGQNIMIKKVDIKPRYSNPDRINVNLIISAIAIN
- a CDS encoding type II secretion system F family protein, which codes for MAVFRYKTYDGSGRMLSGIIDADSTDHATSKLKSKGLFPFEVTREAGAAESRQRKESARGRIKKSEITAFTRLFASLLTSGMPVVDSLTALSEQISRATLRKTIVDIKEKVSSGMDLSEAFSRYPDHFSKTFVNLVKAGERGGELDQVLDELAGVGEKQEALRGKFMAAMIYPILMTIIGAMVLTILFILVIPRIISIFTNMGQTLPLPTKILVWTTNTINTNWPFILAAGALFFLLLLRMRKSRKGRFFIDRAFLKLPVTGKILCRLEVSRFARTFSLLLKGGVPITEALDIAKDVVKNSVIVENIGHARDNIAEGGHLSPVLKEGGIFPPVAVHMIAVGEKGGNLEEMLLNISKSFDREVENFTAGLSSIIEPVLIIAMGLAVGFIAMAILLPIFEMNVMVGK
- the gspN gene encoding type II secretion system protein GspN; amino-acid sequence: MEKIDLKKKQKRYATFFIVLFLLFFMARFPLKEARNWAISTAASSAELDISLGDSSILLPLGLELESFVIAGKGRALVTPHIDVLGVKANPFSLIGSRKKLSFYIINGGEGKGAIVIEEGKAEIGIEANLLDIGGLKLKNGAVIERGKVSIKGSITIEADYMKGKGSLHAEGSDMLIKNASLFAPELPLKKFTAKLDKNGATVMIKALALVMDGLQFNGQGTIKLAKPAQNSSLDLGGKIELSEASYSPLSGMISMIKGPADGGNNFTIHLSGTVKRPDLKINGKKLF
- the gspE gene encoding type II secretion system ATPase GspE, whose product is MKPIGEILLSRGAVDEADLEAALLAQKSKYELLGKILIGKGSITEEELLLALAEQFDITYMEKLPETIHAEEIKKAAPLNYLKKNGILPYRIEEDTIYVAISDPLNTAPLDDIYSLTGKKTVQALCSREKITARIHNLMEENFSSTEEVMEDITDENVGGLSIDLEEAQDLLDFSDEAPIIRLVNKLFYQAVRERASDIHIEPYESKVTVRFRIDGTLYEKLTPPKSFHSAIVSRLKVMAGLNIAERRLPQDGRIKIKIAGMDVDIRLSVIPTAFGERLVMRILDRASVLLGISDLGMGSSDVERFNRIINASNGIVLVTGPTGSGKTTTLYAAMAELNSPERNILTVEDPVEYQIAGIGQIPVNTKVGLTFARGLRSILRQDPDIVMVGEIRDVETAEIAIQASLTGHLVFSTLHTNDAASAVTRLVDMGVEAFLVSATVRAVIAQRLVRQICEACRESYLPNHELLDELGIKEEMTFYRGKGCEQCSDTGYRGRGAIYEIMTLSETVRRLIVESATRDDIRSEAIKGGMVTMREDGLKKIKEGITTPEEVLAATREVE